Below is a genomic region from Nitrospira sp..
ATTCTCGATCGGCACCACTCCGAAATTCGCCCGCCCACGTTCCACCTCGCTGAACACCTCTTTGATGCTGTGGACGGGAACGTACTGGGCGGAGGACCCGAATTTCTGCATGCAGGCCATATGGGTAAAGGTCGCCCGCGGGCCCAGGTAGGCCACCTTCTGAGGGCCTTCCAGGGATAAAGACGCAGACATGATTTCCCGGTACACGGGCCGAATCCCGTCAGATGGAAATGGACCGGTGTTTTGGGCCACCAGCCGCTCGATGATCGCGGCCTCGCGAGCGGGCGTGTGGAGATTGGCATCGGCATTCTGTTGCTTCTTCAGCCTGCCGATCTCAATGACGCTCTTGGACCGAACGTTGAGGAGACGAAGGATCTCGTCGTCGATTCGGTCAATCTCGTTCCGGTGTTCGGTGAGATCTCCGGACATGCATAGTCCCCCTCCACCCGTGCCTCATGAGTTGGACGAGCGTCCAGAAGCAGATCAGGTGAGAGCAAACACGAAATCATACAGGATTCTCTTCGAAGAATGCAAGGAGAGCCCTGGACTTTCAGGAACTTGCATCACTCACCCCCAGGCGTTGCCGTCGGTGCCCTCTCGACCGCACCGGCTCAATGCCACTCTTTCGCCGATCCCTTTTTAGACCTCCCATCGCGCAGACGTCGAATCGGTTTTCAATGGGAAGCGATGTGCAAACCCGTCGCGAAAGCAAGATTGAGTGGTCGCACAGAAGCCGAATCCGTCTTCCTATGGGGATTCGCTATGGCATCAAGGATACAGAGTAAAGGAGCCGTCAACGGGGTCGTACTGGATGAGGGTCAGGTCTTGCAATCAGATATTGGCCTGCTCGGCCTGCTTGAGTCGCCGACTCACCGTGGCATAGTGCACCCCAAGATGCGTGGCAATCTCATGCAACCGATAGCCATACTTCCGATAGGCGACCGCGATCAGCTGCGCCTCTCGGCCTCGGCGCTGAAACACGTCCGGGAGCGGCGGCCGCTTCGCCTGCGTCTGCCGTCGGGGAATCTCTCGAATCACCCGATCGGGTTGATGTCGTTCAATGAATGCTTCGGATCCCAGATAGATCTGCCCTCGCAGCTGATCCCAGGGGTGCGATCCCCCGCGCCCCTCGGCGACAAACTCACGATAGCGCATCTGCGCTTCTCGCTGCCGCCTGCCTAACTGCCCGAGGATCCAGTCGGTCGAGAGCCATGCCGGCCCCGTCAGTTCCCCCGCCGTCCCGCGATAACTACTCCACGCCCACAAGCGAGGATGCATGACCATCTTCGCCCGGACCGGATTGAGCACCACGTACCGACACAGTTCCAGGAGATGCGTCTCCTTCTCCACCAGAATCGCCGTGAACCGCCCTTGAAAGAGATGCCCCACCCGGCGATGCCGACGATTGTAAGCTTGGGTATACCGTCCATTCAGCTGCCGCATCCCCAGTGAGAGATTCGGCTGAAGTGTTTCGAGTACGAGATGGTAATGGTTGTCCATGAGACAGTAGGCATGACAGCGCCAGCTATAGCGGTCAATGACATGCGCCACGAGCGTCAAGAACGTCGCGCGGTCGCGGTCATCGGCGACGATGTCCTGTCGCGCATTGCCGCGACTGGTGACATGATAGACGGCACCGGGAAACTCAATCCGCAGGGGGCGGGCCATGACAGGGGACTGTAGCAGAGCCGTTGCATGATTGCAAGACCTGACCCTTTTTGAGTGGGGACCAGGCCGGTGGTCTTTTGGACATGCAGGTGCGGCACGAATCTCAGTGCGTTGGCCTGTCCCGCAACGATGGCCACTTTATAGGGAATGACCGGCAGACTGTGCTGCGGCGTGGAAGCCGGGCCGCCGTCGATGAGCAACGATTGCTCGGCGCCCACCGGCAGGTTCTGCATCACAAAGTTGCCGCCGTCGTCGGTGCTGACTTGCGTCGCGCCTAGGGTGACGAGTGCACCTTTGACCGGCTGATCGTCTTCATCCAGCACGAGCCCCGCGAACGTCGTCACGCCTGCGGCGAGGACTTGAACCGTGACCTTCACCGAACGCAGGGTCGAGACACCATGACCAGACCGGTGGCCGTGACCGTCAGGGGGACATTTCCGGCGGGCGCGCTTCCGTCGGTCGTGAGCGCCAGCAGGCGGGATTGGCCCGCCATCAATGTGGGCGAGGTGACGGAGGCCGTCATCCCGGCCGGCATGCCCGTCACCGCGAGGGTGGCCAGGTTCGTGACGCTGCTGCCCGCCAGCGTCACCTTGAACGACGCTTGGCCCAGCGACGGAATGGTCATGGCGGTGGGGAGCACGCTGGGCTGCATGTCTTGCGTCGGGAGCACGACGAAATGTCCGGTCGAGATCGCGGCCTCGCCGGCTATGGTGACCACCAGCGGGCCTGTCGTGGCGGCGGGCGGAACGACCGCCGTGAGCGTCGTCATATTCTGGACGATCACGCTCGTCGCGGGGATGCCGTTGAACGGGGTGGAGGGCACGGAGCCGAAGGCGACGGTAGCTTCCTTGGCTTGGTTGGCATTGCGCACAATCCCGGTGATGCAGCGGGTCACGCCCGTCGCGATCACGGCGCAGTTCTTCAAGACCTCGGCGCGGAGATCGAATTGCGTGCCTTGATCGTCGCTGTTCTTCAATCCCAGCCAGACATGGAGATCGCTGAGCGCGGTGAGCGTGCCGGTCGTCCGGGGAGCGGCAGCCGGCCAGGTGCCGATTTCTTTTCATTGGTTGCCGCCGTTGGAGTTCACCCCGGCTGAATCGCGGAACTTGGCAGTCGTCGCCGTGGGGGCCGCCGTTGCCGGCACGGACGTGATGAGCGGCATCTTGATCGACAGCGGCGTGCTCGCATTGAATCCGGCCAGTGCCGGCCGCACTTCAATATTCACCGCGCCGCTCTGTGCAGTCCCATTCGGTGTCCTCACTGAAAATCCATAGAGTCCAGGAGGCACGGCGGCGCCGACGGCCACATCGATCGGCAAGGTGTCGTCGGTGGCGCCGGCTTGAATCGTGGCCGTGAGACCGGCCTGCGCGAATTGCACCGAGGCGGCGTGTTTCACGTTGAACCCTTCGATGAACAACCGCGTGGTCGTCGCTTGCGGCACGGTTGGCGGATCGACCCCGATCACGATCGGCGGCACCAGCACGGTAAACGCGCTCGGGCTGGCCGCCGTGCCATTGGCGTTGGTCACCGTCACCGGGCCGGTCGTGGCGCCCGCCGGGACCGTGACAACGAGCGACCCACCGTTGCCGGACACCACGGCGGCTGTGACTCCATTGAACTGCACCTGATTGCTCGACGGCGGGGTCGTGAAGCCGAAGCCGCGGATCTCGACGGGCGTATTCACGATCGAGCTGCCCGGCGCGATGAGAAAGAGGCCCACACCCCCGCCGCCCGATGTGAACCGCTGAATGGCTAGTAGATTACCGACGGCGTCGTAGTTGTAGACCGCCGCGTCTCCCTGTCCGTCCACGACGCCGACCAAGCGCCCAAGCTCGTCGTAGTAATACTGCGCTTGGTCGGCCAGCAGCGCAGGAGGAAGGCTCAGCGCGGCCACGATCAAGATGACGCGACATACGAGGCGACAGAATATGGAATCAGTTTGGCTCATCGATCATGCAGCCCTTCGGAAGTCACCTTTTCCATCCATGTGCAATCGAATCGCGTCCTCCGGAGAATCGCACGCGATCGTAAGGAAGCCTTCGTATACACCGGGACAGAATGGATGGCAAGAAATATCTGTACGGAAATACGTGTATTTTAGTTCGGCCCTGTCCCAGCTTTGAACGAGCCGATGGTTCGTCGTGGAAGAATCCTAGAGATGGGAAGCGCGAGGTCTGGAAGTTTGTCTGGTTCGCCTCTCCGCAGCATCAAGAAGGCTAGTGATTGATATGTGTAAGCGCGTAGCGCAAGGGGTCCGCAGACGCCTTGATCAATCCATCGAACGGCCCATCCATCTCCAAGACGAGAAAAAGGGCGCTGCTCACCGAGAGCGCACACACGATGAGGACCGCGAGCACCGTGGCATTCCGCGGGGCAAACACCCCGAAGCTCGCAAACGTGAGCGTCAGCCAGAACACCAGGACCGAGAGGAACGGCACCGGAACCGAGGTGTCACCGCCGCCGGCTATGAGCCATCTGGCCTGCAACAGCGCTTCAATGAGCTCCAGCGCACGGACCTGTGCCGACCGCTGCGAGTCGTCGTGCGGGGTGAGGCCGCGAATGACCTCGGCCAGTCTTTCTGCGCTCAGCCCCGGACGAATGTTCGTCGCATCGAGGTCGACGCGGGTCGAGAGGCCCCGGCCCCAGATCTGCTCGATCCGTACCTCAAGCGCCTGCTGGAGGTCCTTGCGAATCCCGCTCGCCTCAGGCCCGAAACGAGCGAGCGCGCGATCGAGGGCCAGGATGGTTATGGCCGCTTGTTTCACGGTCGCATTCGTGGAATCGAAGGAACTCTTGGCAGAGGCGGTCACCAGGCCCAGCACGAGCGCGGTCATCGTCGCGATCAATCCGATCCCCACCTTCACGGTGTCTTTCGATTCGGCGTCAAGGTGATGTTGGGGCAAAATACTGCGCAACCACATCCCGCCGAGCGTGCCGCCGAACACGCACGCGAAGACGACGAGACTGACGGTCGTCGGATTCATCGGGTGGCCATCGCATCGCCTGTTGTAGTCATCTCAAATCATCTCGCGCGCAAGCCGACCGGATCGGTCTGCTTGTTGCGGTTACGCGGGTGTCATCACACTACAGGAGCAGGTTTGACGGCTTATTGAAATGGTCATAGGCGAGCTTGCTGACCTGTCGACCGCGACCTGTTCGCTCCAGGTAGCCTGCCTGGATGAGGTAGGGTTCGTGGACGTCCTCGAGGGTACTCCGGTCTTCCTGCACGGCCGCCGCCAGGGACTCGACTCCCACAGGCCCGCCGCCGAATTTGTCGATGATCGTCAGGAGGATCTTCCGGTCCATCTCATCGAAGCCCGCCGCGTCCACGCCAAGCCAGGCCAGCGCCTCCTGAGCCACCGCCCGCGTAATCCGCCCGTCGGCTTTGACCTGCGCATAATCGCGGACACGTTTGACCAGACGATTGACGATCCGGGGGGTTCCGCGCGCGCGCGCGGCGATCTCGTCCGCTCCGGCCGGTTCGATGGGAATATTCAGCAGGCCGGCCGACCGCGTCACGATCAATTGCAACTCGGCCGGGGTATAAAAATCAAGGCGGTAAACCAACCCGAACCGATCCCGCAGAGGAGAGGTCAATGCGCCGGCCTTGGTCGTAGCTCCGACCAGCGTGAATCTGGGGAGGTCGAGCTTGACCGTACGGGCTGCAGGGCCCTGGCCGACGACCAAATCCAGTTGAAAATCTTCCATAGCCGGATAGAGGGCTTCCTCCACTGCGGCGGGCAGCCGATGAATTTCGTCGATGAACAGGACATCATGCTCCTGAAGATTCGTGAGCACGGCCGCCAGATCACCGGCATGGGCGAGCACCAGGCCGGACGTCGCCTGAAGCGTCCCGCCCATTTCACGGGCGATGATGTGGGCAA
It encodes:
- a CDS encoding transposase, whose product is MARPLRIEFPGAVYHVTSRGNARQDIVADDRDRATFLTLVAHVIDRYSWRCHAYCLMDNHYHLVLETLQPNLSLGMRQLNGRYTQAYNRRHRRVGHLFQGRFTAILVEKETHLLELCRYVVLNPVRAKMVMHPRLWAWSSYRGTAGELTGPAWLSTDWILGQLGRRQREAQMRYREFVAEGRGGSHPWDQLRGQIYLGSEAFIERHQPDRVIREIPRRQTQAKRPPLPDVFQRRGREAQLIAVAYRKYGYRLHEIATHLGVHYATVSRRLKQAEQANI
- a CDS encoding carboxypeptidase-like regulatory domain-containing protein — its product is MKVTVQVLAAGVTTFAGLVLDEDDQPVKGALVTLGATQVSTDDGGNFVMQNLPVGAEQSLLIDGGPASTPQHSLPVIPYKVAIVAGQANALRFVPHLHVQKTTGLVPTQKGSGLAIMQRLCYSPLSWPAPCGLSFPVPSIMSPVAAMRDRTSSPMTATARRS
- a CDS encoding DUF4239 domain-containing protein, yielding MNPTTVSLVVFACVFGGTLGGMWLRSILPQHHLDAESKDTVKVGIGLIATMTALVLGLVTASAKSSFDSTNATVKQAAITILALDRALARFGPEASGIRKDLQQALEVRIEQIWGRGLSTRVDLDATNIRPGLSAERLAEVIRGLTPHDDSQRSAQVRALELIEALLQARWLIAGGGDTSVPVPFLSVLVFWLTLTFASFGVFAPRNATVLAVLIVCALSVSSALFLVLEMDGPFDGLIKASADPLRYALTHINH
- the ruvB gene encoding Holliday junction branch migration DNA helicase RuvB codes for the protein MPQRVVSPQLTDEERSMETVLRPQSLEDYIGQPRMKESLRICIEAARQRREPLDHTIFYGPPGLGKTTIAHIIAREMGGTLQATSGLVLAHAGDLAAVLTNLQEHDVLFIDEIHRLPAAVEEALYPAMEDFQLDLVVGQGPAARTVKLDLPRFTLVGATTKAGALTSPLRDRFGLVYRLDFYTPAELQLIVTRSAGLLNIPIEPAGADEIAARARGTPRIVNRLVKRVRDYAQVKADGRITRAVAQEALAWLGVDAAGFDEMDRKILLTIIDKFGGGPVGVESLAAAVQEDRSTLEDVHEPYLIQAGYLERTGRGRQVSKLAYDHFNKPSNLLL